The following proteins are co-located in the Leptospira weilii genome:
- a CDS encoding chromosome partitioning protein ParB — translation MKKSQEEKANEWMDAQEASPRPGSIYKKQYIPKGVTLNPIVKMVKPESLKPNPRNDFEPLTKEEYESLKENIALNGILDALTAKKDGKIVTGENRYRIALELKEHEDENVRRRIENIPVRYYMNELTPEEEYDILEGDNLFRRHLTAEQRKERLKKRILRKYKDELVQDNRGGDRKSESSTIQSEEETNGELSSRVEKQTEGMLESELGLFGEVGTLEEQGSNLHGEGLKEDSKMLSEVLFSEKSKDEGHLLIGRSQGSNERSKIQGESLKIGSDQKSNYQGDSLIEKPVELAKKVSENENIPLGTARRYVTELKKELKTKEPKPTAKKEKPAKKEEGKKKTRKQIAQAKAKEFQKKYLKMTYDQKEAALDRLLGTLVRLRKHQTKLNEQVMDNHWKDSEIVYQLTAVGQDKRIWKLKV, via the coding sequence ATGAAGAAGAGTCAGGAAGAAAAAGCAAACGAGTGGATGGACGCACAGGAAGCAAGTCCGCGTCCTGGGTCTATATACAAAAAACAGTATATACCGAAGGGAGTGACCTTGAATCCGATTGTGAAGATGGTAAAACCTGAGAGTTTGAAACCGAATCCCAGAAATGACTTTGAACCGTTGACAAAAGAAGAATACGAGAGTTTGAAAGAGAACATCGCTTTGAACGGAATCTTGGATGCACTCACGGCCAAAAAAGACGGAAAGATAGTCACGGGAGAGAACCGCTACCGGATAGCTTTAGAGTTAAAGGAACACGAAGACGAGAACGTGCGTCGGAGAATCGAGAACATCCCGGTTCGTTACTATATGAACGAACTAACACCGGAAGAGGAATACGACATCCTAGAAGGAGACAATTTATTTCGAAGACATCTGACAGCGGAGCAAAGAAAAGAACGGCTAAAGAAAAGAATCCTTCGGAAATACAAGGATGAACTTGTCCAAGACAATCGAGGTGGGGATCGCAAGAGCGAATCGTCTACAATACAAAGTGAAGAAGAAACAAACGGGGAATTGTCTTCTCGGGTGGAAAAACAAACGGAAGGAATGTTGGAATCGGAGCTTGGCTTATTTGGTGAAGTTGGCACCTTAGAAGAGCAAGGATCAAACCTTCACGGTGAAGGTTTGAAAGAGGATTCTAAAATGTTAAGCGAAGTATTGTTCTCTGAGAAATCAAAAGATGAGGGTCATCTTTTGATCGGTAGGAGTCAAGGTTCGAATGAAAGATCAAAGATTCAGGGTGAATCTTTGAAAATCGGATCAGATCAAAAATCAAACTATCAGGGTGATAGTTTGATCGAGAAGCCGGTAGAATTAGCCAAGAAAGTATCAGAGAATGAAAACATACCACTTGGAACGGCTCGGAGATATGTAACTGAATTAAAGAAAGAACTCAAAACCAAAGAGCCGAAGCCAACCGCAAAAAAAGAGAAACCGGCGAAGAAGGAAGAAGGCAAGAAGAAGACACGGAAACAAATCGCACAAGCGAAGGCGAAGGAGTTTCAAAAGAAGTATCTGAAGATGACCTATGACCAAAAGGAAGCGGCGTTGGATCGGTTGTTAGGAACGCTTGTAAGATTGAGAAAACATCAAACGAAGTTGAATGAGCAGGTAATGGACAACCACTGGAAGGATTCGGAAATCGTATATCAGTTAACCGCCGTGGGTCAAGACAAGAGGATCTGGAAGTTGAAAGTATGA
- a CDS encoding DUF433 domain-containing protein → MKKSRIQDMDQDRLLERITFNPEIFGGKPILRGRRLAVEHILGMLAAGDTKETILQGYPWLESDDIQACLVYAYRMIGHERIENIPQETIQVA, encoded by the coding sequence ATGAAAAAAAGCAGAATACAAGACATGGATCAAGACAGACTATTAGAGAGAATCACATTCAATCCGGAAATATTCGGAGGCAAACCGATCCTACGCGGTAGGCGTTTGGCTGTGGAACATATACTTGGAATGCTTGCTGCGGGAGATACGAAAGAAACGATATTACAAGGATATCCCTGGTTGGAATCGGACGACATCCAAGCCTGTCTTGTGTATGCGTATCGAATGATCGGGCATGAAAGAATAGAGAATATCCCGCAAGAGACAATCCAAGTTGCATGA
- a CDS encoding helix-turn-helix domain-containing protein — MKSSHSTEILAEKLGNNIRSLRSKKGWSQSELADKVGAHLTHINRIENGKYLPSLDTVVLLAEALECSLDILVNGSAESSKDIRIEDQSFAEKIRLLNSLDTEEKKAVTLFLDSLLSKKKMIGILQELQIK, encoded by the coding sequence GTGAAATCATCTCATTCTACAGAAATCCTTGCTGAAAAGCTCGGTAATAATATTCGCTCCCTACGTTCAAAGAAAGGTTGGTCTCAATCCGAATTAGCGGACAAGGTAGGCGCGCATCTCACTCATATCAATAGAATCGAAAATGGTAAGTATCTACCTTCTTTGGATACAGTAGTCCTTCTAGCAGAAGCCTTAGAATGTTCTCTTGATATTTTAGTGAATGGATCGGCTGAATCTTCTAAAGATATTCGAATCGAAGATCAATCGTTTGCTGAAAAAATTCGATTACTCAATTCCTTAGATACAGAAGAAAAAAAAGCTGTTACTCTTTTTCTGGACTCTTTACTTTCCAAGAAAAAGATGATAGGAATATTACAAGAACTTCAGATTAAATAG
- a CDS encoding ParA family protein produces the protein MYIITLANLKGGVAKTTTAINLSLQLWEKRKRVLCMDLDLNNNLTDFFLREVSEEELDERNVYHALLEQKEIGTCAYETRFPGISILPATISLGKITEELGSDPRVLGSFVDRLRKLDYDFVIIDTPVYLSLELRFALSVADLVLFPVKPSRWNFQGTKTLLGEIEGLRDDSSRNSALEKRDATEMKTGPQSSVVSPLNPKTLLVPSIVGKSKKESERILTLQKKYKVSKTVVSKLSAIETATELGKPLKENTKGYGLFEELTNEVLELTGMNGKKRKVVV, from the coding sequence ATGTATATTATCACGCTTGCGAATTTGAAAGGCGGAGTCGCCAAGACTACAACGGCGATCAATCTATCGTTACAGTTATGGGAAAAGAGAAAGAGAGTCCTTTGTATGGACTTGGATTTGAACAACAACCTAACGGACTTTTTCTTGAGGGAAGTGAGTGAAGAGGAATTGGACGAAAGAAACGTATATCACGCGTTACTGGAACAAAAAGAAATCGGGACTTGTGCGTATGAAACTCGTTTTCCGGGAATTAGCATCCTACCGGCGACAATATCTTTGGGGAAGATAACGGAGGAATTAGGGAGCGACCCGAGAGTGTTAGGATCTTTTGTAGATCGTTTGAGAAAACTAGATTATGATTTTGTAATAATCGATACGCCGGTGTATTTGAGTCTGGAGCTAAGATTTGCGTTGTCGGTAGCGGATCTAGTATTGTTTCCGGTGAAGCCGTCGAGATGGAACTTTCAAGGGACAAAGACGTTACTCGGAGAAATCGAAGGACTACGCGATGACAGTTCAAGAAACTCTGCATTAGAAAAACGAGATGCAACAGAAATGAAAACCGGTCCTCAGTCTTCTGTCGTCAGTCCTCTGAACCCAAAGACGTTACTTGTGCCTTCGATTGTAGGCAAGAGCAAAAAGGAATCGGAACGAATCTTGACTTTGCAAAAGAAATACAAGGTGTCGAAGACCGTAGTATCGAAGTTGTCGGCGATTGAGACGGCCACAGAGCTCGGAAAGCCATTGAAAGAGAACACAAAGGGCTACGGGTTATTCGAGGAGCTGACAAACGAAGTGTTGGAACTAACGGGGATGAATGGGAAGAAGCGGAAGGTAGTAGTATGA
- a CDS encoding DUF5615 family PIN-like protein, translating into MKVFLDTCVWGGVAKELKTLGIDTVWSGDFTKDPGDEEILKMAYDEKRILITLDKDFGELAVFRKLPHCGIIRLVNLSSKEQTRVSRYVLKLHEKELLSGAIITASINKLRLRLPDE; encoded by the coding sequence ATGAAAGTATTTTTGGATACTTGTGTCTGGGGAGGGGTGGCGAAGGAACTTAAAACTTTGGGAATAGACACGGTTTGGTCCGGCGATTTCACAAAAGATCCTGGAGACGAGGAAATTCTCAAAATGGCATATGATGAAAAAAGAATATTAATAACCTTAGACAAGGACTTTGGAGAACTTGCCGTATTTCGGAAACTTCCACATTGCGGAATCATACGATTGGTTAATTTGTCGAGCAAGGAACAGACGAGAGTAAGTAGGTACGTGTTGAAATTACACGAAAAAGAATTGTTATCGGGAGCGATCATCACGGCATCGATTAACAAACTTAGACTTCGTTTACCGGACGAATGA
- a CDS encoding CHC2 zinc finger domain-containing protein — protein sequence MAFIPKEEITRLKTETDLLALVRSYGIELKNHGTNWVAKCPFHDDRHPSFIVTPVKNLWHCMGACQTGGSAIDFLMKKEGLGFNEAVEALQKLTQRTEMQVSQEQTKEPREETTRKRYGDFLPDEQRIIDRVFAYYQETLTKNKEAKEYLKNRGVYDREALEKFQIGYVDGSMVGQVLPRWDRKEGREARRVLREYGLARESKGYERFYKYIIFPLLDENGKPVGVYGRNITSGGSTTVRHRYMPGPHTGIWNREAIREKELILCESVIDALTMYVNGIRNVTCSYGTEGYTEELHREIGKHKPGRILIAYDNDPGGNTGAQRLKERYEQEGMSSHIMRLPVAMDVNEYAQKMRNASDSLHALILDTFPNEKETPTERTTNQKEEKTTQTLTNQKEDMGKDETRELSPLLPPRLKVERKGEEIHFERGERHYRVRSLYKNQGMEVMRVNLRLLVGEEYHTETLDMMNPKMRKGFVQSASDVTGVLEETIHSDLKEVFRESEEALWEKLENRRKPQKEEVTLSPEETGEAIQYLQDPELVTNILLDFERMGLVGERENSLLGYLATITRRTENPLAVIIQSSSSAGKSTLMDAILDLVPGEEKEKYSAMTGQSLFYMSATSLKNKVLAISEEEGVERAKYALKILQSEKKISIATTTKDQQSGRLSTTEYTVEGPVVLFLTTTSVEIDEELQNRAIVLTVNEDREQTRTILTNQRTEETLEGVFKQNTKEKIVTRHQNIQRLLKSIAVVNPYAKEIKFPDTRLRMRRDQKKYLTLIRSIALLHQYQREEKTAKDARGKEIPYIEVEKEDITLASLLFSRIFGRNLEDLSAHTKRLLQEIHEYVEELCKTKGVTRSEIRLTRKEIRERTGVSDTRLRVHLKRLEELEYLYVRNPKQGTALEYELVWDKDTDNGNDFYLGIRTVEFEEATKKLGRIFSGEKREEILSSGTLAQIQTDNLTPSSLAESTQNREESGDLAWG from the coding sequence ATGGCATTCATCCCGAAAGAAGAGATTACGCGACTAAAGACGGAAACGGACCTGCTTGCCTTGGTCCGAAGCTACGGGATCGAACTGAAGAACCACGGAACGAACTGGGTAGCAAAATGCCCGTTCCATGACGACCGGCATCCTTCGTTCATCGTAACGCCTGTAAAGAATCTGTGGCACTGTATGGGAGCTTGCCAGACAGGAGGAAGCGCGATCGACTTCTTAATGAAGAAAGAGGGCTTGGGATTTAACGAAGCGGTGGAAGCCTTACAAAAACTGACACAGAGGACGGAAATGCAAGTATCCCAAGAGCAAACTAAAGAACCCCGAGAAGAGACAACGAGAAAGAGATACGGAGACTTTCTACCGGATGAACAGAGAATCATCGACAGAGTGTTTGCATATTACCAAGAGACGCTGACAAAAAACAAAGAAGCCAAGGAATACCTGAAAAACCGAGGGGTGTATGACAGAGAGGCGTTAGAGAAGTTTCAAATCGGATACGTGGACGGAAGTATGGTTGGCCAAGTATTACCGCGTTGGGATCGCAAAGAGGGAAGAGAAGCGAGAAGAGTCCTGAGAGAATACGGCCTTGCACGGGAGAGCAAAGGCTACGAGAGATTTTACAAATACATAATATTCCCACTCTTGGATGAGAACGGCAAACCGGTGGGAGTGTATGGAAGAAACATAACAAGCGGAGGTTCGACCACAGTAAGACACAGATATATGCCGGGCCCACACACGGGAATCTGGAACCGGGAAGCGATCCGAGAAAAAGAACTGATCCTTTGCGAAAGCGTGATCGATGCGTTAACGATGTATGTGAACGGAATCCGGAACGTAACTTGTAGCTATGGAACCGAAGGATACACAGAGGAGCTACACAGAGAAATCGGGAAACACAAACCGGGACGAATCTTAATCGCGTATGACAACGACCCCGGCGGAAATACAGGAGCCCAAAGATTAAAGGAGAGATACGAACAAGAGGGAATGAGTAGCCATATCATGCGTTTACCGGTAGCGATGGATGTAAACGAGTATGCTCAAAAAATGAGAAATGCAAGCGACAGCCTCCACGCACTCATTTTGGATACGTTCCCGAACGAGAAAGAAACGCCTACAGAAAGAACTACAAATCAAAAAGAAGAGAAAACAACGCAAACACTTACAAACCAAAAAGAGGATATGGGAAAGGATGAAACAAGAGAACTGTCCCCGTTATTGCCTCCCCGGCTGAAGGTGGAAAGGAAGGGAGAAGAGATACACTTTGAAAGAGGAGAGAGACACTACAGAGTGAGGTCTCTTTACAAAAACCAGGGAATGGAAGTGATGCGCGTGAATTTGCGGCTCCTTGTGGGAGAGGAGTATCACACGGAGACCTTGGATATGATGAATCCGAAAATGAGGAAGGGATTTGTCCAGAGTGCAAGCGATGTGACCGGAGTGCTGGAAGAAACGATCCACTCGGATTTGAAAGAGGTGTTCAGAGAGTCGGAGGAAGCACTTTGGGAGAAATTGGAGAATAGAAGAAAGCCACAAAAAGAAGAAGTGACGCTTAGCCCTGAAGAAACGGGGGAAGCGATTCAATATTTGCAAGACCCGGAATTGGTAACGAATATACTCCTTGACTTTGAAAGGATGGGACTTGTGGGAGAGAGGGAGAATTCACTCCTCGGGTATCTTGCGACGATCACAAGGCGTACTGAGAATCCGTTAGCCGTCATCATACAGAGTTCGTCGAGTGCGGGGAAGTCGACGCTGATGGATGCAATCCTAGACTTAGTGCCAGGAGAGGAGAAAGAGAAGTATTCTGCGATGACTGGTCAAAGTCTTTTCTATATGTCCGCAACCAGTTTAAAAAACAAGGTGCTAGCGATCTCGGAAGAGGAAGGGGTGGAAAGAGCGAAGTATGCTTTGAAGATACTCCAGAGTGAGAAGAAAATCAGTATTGCAACAACGACGAAGGATCAACAGAGCGGAAGACTGTCGACGACCGAATATACGGTGGAAGGACCCGTAGTGCTATTTCTTACAACGACGAGTGTAGAGATCGACGAAGAGCTGCAAAACAGGGCGATCGTGTTGACAGTGAACGAAGACAGGGAACAGACCCGAACGATACTTACGAACCAAAGAACGGAAGAAACCTTGGAAGGAGTATTTAAACAAAATACGAAGGAGAAAATCGTAACCAGACACCAAAACATCCAAAGGTTACTGAAGAGTATAGCGGTTGTGAATCCGTATGCAAAAGAAATCAAGTTTCCGGATACGCGACTCCGTATGAGACGGGATCAAAAGAAATATCTGACACTCATCAGATCGATTGCGCTACTCCATCAATACCAAAGAGAGGAGAAAACGGCGAAGGACGCAAGAGGCAAAGAGATACCGTATATCGAGGTGGAAAAGGAAGACATCACGCTTGCGAGTCTCTTATTCAGCCGCATATTCGGAAGGAACTTAGAGGATCTTTCGGCGCATACAAAGAGACTATTGCAAGAGATCCACGAGTATGTGGAAGAGCTTTGTAAAACCAAAGGAGTAACGAGGAGCGAGATCCGACTGACAAGAAAGGAGATACGAGAGAGAACGGGAGTAAGCGACACAAGACTTAGGGTTCATCTCAAACGATTGGAAGAATTAGAATATTTGTATGTACGAAACCCAAAACAAGGGACCGCGCTCGAATACGAACTAGTCTGGGACAAGGACACGGACAACGGAAACGATTTTTACTTAGGGATTAGAACCGTGGAATTTGAAGAGGCGACAAAAAAACTGGGAAGAATATTCTCGGGAGAAAAGCGGGAAGAGATTTTGTCATCGGGAACTTTGGCCCAAATCCAAACCGACAACCTCACACCTTCATCTTTAGCAGAATCCACTCAAAACCGAGAAGAAAGCGGCGACCTCGCCTGGGGGTAG
- a CDS encoding type II toxin-antitoxin system VapC family toxin produces MLIDSDILIDYLRGYEKAINWLHSIEEPIFISGYSYFELVEGCRNSKDLQRLEKFVSLFEVLWLGEKEIQNALSVLKSSKFKHGIGFIDCLIGETSLQYKKHLYTFNVKHYKAFPGLKIFKPYER; encoded by the coding sequence ATGCTGATTGATTCGGATATATTGATCGATTATTTGCGCGGTTATGAGAAAGCGATTAACTGGTTACATTCTATTGAGGAACCGATTTTCATTTCCGGTTATTCTTATTTCGAGTTGGTTGAGGGTTGCAGGAATTCTAAGGATTTACAGAGATTGGAGAAATTCGTTTCCCTCTTTGAAGTATTATGGTTAGGAGAAAAAGAAATTCAGAACGCTTTATCGGTATTGAAGAGTAGCAAATTCAAACATGGAATTGGCTTTATCGATTGTTTGATTGGTGAGACGTCGCTTCAATACAAAAAGCATCTCTATACATTTAACGTAAAACATTACAAAGCATTTCCCGGACTTAAGATTTTCAAACCGTATGAGAGATGA
- a CDS encoding type II toxin-antitoxin system RelE/ParE family toxin has protein sequence MNFKVFTLPKFDRQAKRLIKKFPSLKKEIAGLIESLKTNPTQGTKIALDCYKIRLSIASKGKGKSGGARVITHFLVKDTIVFLMLIYDKAEQENVSNAEIEELLKEINIPL, from the coding sequence ATGAACTTTAAAGTTTTTACTCTGCCTAAATTCGACAGGCAAGCGAAAAGGCTCATTAAAAAGTTTCCTTCTCTCAAAAAAGAAATCGCCGGACTCATCGAGTCTCTGAAAACAAATCCGACTCAAGGAACCAAAATCGCTTTAGACTGTTACAAGATCCGCCTCTCCATTGCCTCAAAAGGTAAAGGAAAATCAGGCGGCGCAAGAGTCATCACTCACTTTCTCGTGAAAGACACTATCGTCTTTCTAATGCTCATCTACGACAAGGCCGAACAAGAAAACGTCTCCAACGCCGAAATCGAAGAACTTTTGAAAGAAATAAACATTCCTCTTTGA
- a CDS encoding tyrosine-type recombinase/integrase encodes MGMDRDRKIGGHKKRITLEARSFQPLTDEKQPSILEKRILEYLRYKKGTGTSIKTIRAQRFYFEIYFEWCMERGISEPNQMTLALVDRYQEYISKYKNQKTKKAITAGTQGHILFTLRKFFNWMQVREMVLKNPCLEMRLPKLAKHLPQNILSVEEAEKILSTPDVETRLGIRNKAILELLYSTGLRRFELAKLKISDVDLTNRTVFVYEGKRKQDRLIPVSERALYWVKRYLEEVRIAYVKDSNEETLFLSQRGRAITDYTVGYVVVTTKERSLVEKKGSTHIFRHTTATLMLENGADIRYVQEMLGHKDLNSTQIYTHVAIRKLKEVYDRTHPSSNSELRDRGFREPEKTENESPDSSSQKEENNTS; translated from the coding sequence ATGGGAATGGACAGGGACAGAAAAATCGGAGGCCACAAGAAAAGAATCACGCTGGAAGCCCGATCGTTCCAGCCACTAACGGATGAAAAGCAACCGAGTATATTAGAAAAGAGAATATTAGAATATTTAAGATACAAAAAGGGAACGGGCACATCGATCAAGACGATACGTGCCCAGAGATTTTATTTCGAGATCTATTTTGAATGGTGTATGGAGAGAGGGATATCGGAACCGAATCAGATGACGTTGGCACTCGTGGATCGATATCAAGAATATATATCGAAGTACAAAAATCAAAAGACCAAAAAGGCGATCACGGCGGGGACTCAAGGGCATATATTGTTTACCTTACGAAAGTTTTTTAACTGGATGCAGGTAAGGGAGATGGTGTTAAAGAATCCTTGTCTGGAGATGCGGCTACCGAAGTTAGCGAAACATTTACCACAGAATATACTGAGTGTGGAAGAAGCGGAGAAGATACTGTCGACGCCGGATGTGGAGACAAGATTAGGAATCCGGAACAAGGCGATCTTAGAGTTATTGTATTCAACGGGACTTAGGAGATTTGAGTTAGCGAAGTTAAAGATATCGGACGTAGACTTAACGAATCGGACGGTGTTTGTGTATGAGGGGAAACGCAAACAAGACAGACTGATCCCTGTCTCGGAGAGAGCGCTATATTGGGTAAAGAGGTATCTGGAGGAAGTACGAATCGCATATGTAAAGGACTCGAATGAGGAGACCTTGTTCTTGTCGCAAAGGGGACGAGCGATTACCGATTATACCGTAGGTTATGTGGTAGTGACGACGAAGGAGCGATCTTTAGTCGAGAAGAAGGGATCGACACATATCTTTCGTCATACTACGGCGACTTTGATGCTTGAGAACGGGGCGGACATCCGTTACGTGCAGGAGATGCTCGGTCACAAAGATTTAAATTCTACACAAATCTATACCCACGTAGCGATCCGGAAGTTAAAGGAAGTGTATGACAGGACCCATCCGTCTTCGAATTCCGAACTGAGGGATCGGGGTTTTAGAGAACCAGAGAAGACGGAAAACGAATCGCCCGATTCGAGTTCCCAGAAAGAAGAAAACAATACGAGCTGA